One genomic region from Lineus longissimus chromosome 6, tnLinLong1.2, whole genome shotgun sequence encodes:
- the LOC135488966 gene encoding growth hormone secretagogue receptor type 1-like: MPVLSVSWGVQETMLNITNDSASAHDLSLNGLGGQTPDYSLFATPLLYITITVTFFYVFVLTFGIFGNIMVIFVVFKNKDMRNSTNLFLVNLTVADLLVLVVCTPIALAEFYNKDVWYLGAGMCKFVPFLENTVAHASALTILAISMERYFAICHPLHAPVLWTGRCLMKLLVLVWSFSSLVSIPFLFIAEVKEAEAYDRTLVKVCSTAIVHRWHQVYVISISVIFLIIPFFLMMVLYGIVGKKLLYDRCALGNQIDEKAMSTLRCRRQVVLMLVSVTVVFFLCSLPFRVVSLWFVYAQLSDLADLGLIGYYLLISFARIMLYINSAINPILYNAISSKFRRAFKQLLLMYFSCECCDPDEIEDRQTPCLGIGPQGFQTRRSSSLRRLGPFRDEAAI, from the exons ATGCCCGTCCTCTCAGTATCATGGGGAGTGCAGGAAACGATGTTGAACATTACAAACGACTCGGCCTCCGCGCATGACCTATCGCTGAATGGCCTTGGGGGTCAAACACCAGACTACTCCCTATTCGCTACGCCCCTACTGTACATAACCATAACAGTGACATTTTTCTACGTTTTCGTGTTGACTTTTGGTATCTTCGGGAATATCATGGTGATATTTGTGGTCTTCAAGAACAAGGATATGAGAAATTCTACGAATCTGTTCCTGGTGAATCTGACGGTGGCTGACCTGCTGGTACTAGTGGTCTGCACCCCTATCGCCCTGGCGGAATTCTATAACAAGGACGTATGGTACCTCGGAGCGGGAATGT GTAAATTTGTGCCTTTCCTCGAGAACACCGTAGCGCACGCTTCAGCCCTTACCATCCTCGCCATTAGTATGGAGCGCTATTTCGCCATCTGTCACCCGCTCCATGCCCCGGTGCTGTGGACCGGCCGATGCCTGATGAAACTATTGGTTCTAGTGTGGTCGTTTTCCTCGCTGGTCAGCATCCCATTTCTCTTCATAGCCGAAGTCAAAGAGGCTGAGGCGTACGATAGGACGCTGGTCAAAGTTTGCAGCACTGCCATAGTACATCGGTGGCATCAGGTCTATGTTATTAGTATCTCCGTTATATTTCTGATCATCCCCTTCTTCCTAATGATGGTCCTCTACGGCATTGTGGGTAAGAAACTCCTGTACGACCGATGCGCTCTGGGAAACCAAATCGACGAGAAGGCCATGTCTACTTTGAGATGTCGACGCCAGGTGGTGCTGATGTTGGTCAGCGTGACTGTGGTGTTTTTTTTATGTTCGTTGCCATTCCGCGTGGTCAGCTTATGGTTTGTTTATGCACAGCTATCAGACTTGGCAGACTTAGGCCTAATCGGTTACTACTTACTTATTTCATTTGCCAGGATCATGCTATACATAAACAGCGCTATCAATCCCATTTTATACAATGCTATATCGTCGAAGTTTCGCAGGGCCTTCAAACAATTGTTGCTGATGTATTTTAGTTGTGAGTGCTGCGATCCTGATGAAATAGAGGACCGACAGACGCCTTGTTTGGGGATTGGACCTCAGGGCTTTCAGACCAGGCGGAGTTCATCTCTTAGGAGATTAGGGCCATTCCGGGACGAGGCTGCCATTTGA
- the LOC135489324 gene encoding meso-2,3-butanediol dehydrogenase-like: MSADLPVLDDEVTKGSRFKNRVVIVTGGASGIGRGTVERFVNDGAKHVSIFDLDANAGSELATHLCGAGCRVTFNAVDVSDKARCIEEVQKVAEQNGGVVHHLVDNAAYFDWKGLNAEHEDWRRTMTVNVEGYANMVQACYPYLKKGKDCTVVNVGSNCAHRAHPNRWTYSASKGAIVSMTKCMALDLGKYGIRVNSVSAGWVWTKATVGSIPPDEVVEVKKQAAGCHLIGRVAHPNEIAAAITFLSSRDASFFTGADVPVDGGHGAMSGERFGFKTL; the protein is encoded by the exons ATGAGTGCCGATCTTCCCGTCCTTGATGATGAAGTCACAAAAGGATCACGCTTCAAGAACCGAGTTGTCATCGTGACTGGTGGCGCATCCGGAATCGGCCGCGGGACAGTAGAACGATTTGTCAATGATGGGGCAAAACACGTGTCTATTTTCGATTTGGATGCAAACGCAGGATCTGAATTGGCTACGCATCTCTGCGGAGCTGGTTGTAGAGTGACATTCAACGCAGTGGACGTGTCGGATAAGGCAAGGTGCATTGAAGAGGTACAGAAGGTAGCGGAGCAAAATGGCGGCGTCGTCCACCATCTTGTCGACAATGCCGCATACTTTGACTGGAAAG GTTTGAATGCTGAACATGAAGACTGGCGAAGGACAATGACGGTGAACGTGGAGGGTTATGCCAACATGGTCCAAGCATGCTATCCTTATCTGAAGAAAG GTAAAGATTGCACAGTCGTCAATGTTGGAAGCAACTGCGCCCATCGTGCACACCCGAATCGTTGGACCTACTCAGCAAGCAAGGGCGCCATCGTATCCATGACAAAATGTATGGCGTTGGACCTTGGAAAGTACGGCATAAGGGTGAATTCCGTATCAGCTGGTTGGGTTTGGACAAAAGCG ACTGTCGGGTCGATTCCCCCGGATGAGGTCGTAGAGGTGAAGAAACAAGCTGCAGGGTGCCACCTGATCGGACGCGTGGCCCATCCTAACGAGATTGCGGCAGCCATAACGTTTCTCAGCAGCCGTGATGCAAGCTTTTTCACTGGAGCGGATGTGCCCGTAGACGGCGGCCATGGCGCGATGAGCGGCGAGAGATTTGGATTTAAAACGCTCTGA